A DNA window from bacterium contains the following coding sequences:
- a CDS encoding diguanylate cyclase, translating to MENILSMDWVLEFPAAITVCDDRGIILAMNERACNTFHGDGGAKLIGTSLLDCHPEPSRTKLIEMLKSHEKNVYTIEKNGIKKMIYQSPWFEHGEYRGFVEMSLEIPFEMPHFVRKP from the coding sequence ATGGAAAATATTCTCTCGATGGATTGGGTACTCGAATTCCCTGCCGCGATTACAGTTTGCGATGACCGTGGCATCATCCTTGCCATGAACGAGCGGGCTTGTAATACATTTCATGGTGATGGCGGTGCAAAACTCATCGGAACCAGTTTATTAGATTGTCACCCCGAACCGTCACGTACAAAACTCATCGAAATGCTGAAAAGCCACGAGAAGAATGTCTATACGATTGAGAAGAACGGCATCAAAAAAATGATCTATCAATCCCCATGGTTCGAACATGGCGAGTATCGCGGATTCGTCGAAATGTCGCTGGAAATCCCCTTCGAAATGCCACACTTCGTTCGTAAACCATAA